From the genome of Phosphitispora fastidiosa:
TGTCCAGCATCTCTTTTATGGAGGAGCGCTAATTATTGCGGTCGTATTCTCTCATATTGCTCGCAAGCGTCAAGAACAAAAAACGAAGATCAACGGCTAAAGTACTAATTGAAAAATAACTTAAATGGAGGTAAGTTATGAGTAAGGCTAAAGTTATTTCCATGGCTAGCGTTCCCACTAAGAGGCTCGCAAACGATAGTTGGATTAAATTGTTAATAACCAGAGAAACTGTACAAGATAATCATGCATCAGTGGGTTTTTCATGTTTTACTCCTGGAACTGTTACCAAACCGATTGCACACAAGGTCGAAGAATTTATGATGGTTGTTAAGGGACAGGGAGAACTCCGTCTAAATGATGAATGCATCCCGTTTAAGGAAAACGATGCCATTTTTGTCCCGCCGGACATATGGCATT
Proteins encoded in this window:
- a CDS encoding cupin domain-containing protein: MSKAKVISMASVPTKRLANDSWIKLLITRETVQDNHASVGFSCFTPGTVTKPIAHKVEEFMMVVKGQGELRLNDECIPFKENDAIFVPPDIWHWVANTGDEDIIMVFGFAYYEYPPTQSC